The Chloroflexota bacterium genome includes a region encoding these proteins:
- a CDS encoding cellulase family glycosylhydrolase yields the protein MQVVTPNPDYGASVFLLGNPATTDRDLQLLKAAGMNWAKLTVPWRSIEASCKNCIDWTDLDRVVAAASAAGVKLMVRVDHQPDWARTTKVENGPPDDMYDYADFVSVLANRYRAGSPKGVVDAIQVWNEPNLSREWGGAAISRDQAAQYMYMLKETYTLVKQVDPTKIIVSAGLSPTGTNDGTAMPDDIYLGWLYEFELAQYADVIGVHAPGYGSAPEAELNSDPRFPHPSFYFRRVEQLREIMTLNGDGSKPFWVLEFGWTTDQINPQYSWYAVSPEQQADYIVKAYQYAKANWAPQVGVMFVWNIADPSWTTANEQYWWSITNPDGTPRAAYTSLMAARTTGLLP from the coding sequence ATGCAGGTTGTGACGCCCAACCCGGATTACGGCGCCAGCGTCTTCCTGCTCGGCAACCCGGCCACCACCGACCGCGACCTCCAGTTGCTCAAAGCCGCTGGCATGAACTGGGCGAAGCTGACGGTGCCGTGGCGAAGCATCGAGGCAAGCTGCAAGAACTGCATCGACTGGACCGACCTTGACCGTGTCGTGGCGGCGGCTTCGGCGGCCGGCGTCAAGCTGATGGTGCGTGTCGATCATCAGCCGGACTGGGCGCGGACGACGAAGGTCGAGAACGGCCCGCCCGACGATATGTACGATTACGCCGACTTCGTCTCGGTTCTGGCGAACCGGTACCGCGCCGGCTCCCCGAAGGGCGTCGTAGACGCGATCCAGGTCTGGAACGAGCCGAATCTCTCTCGCGAGTGGGGCGGCGCCGCGATCAGCCGTGACCAGGCGGCGCAGTACATGTACATGCTCAAGGAGACCTACACGCTGGTGAAGCAGGTCGATCCGACCAAGATCATCGTCAGCGCCGGTCTCTCGCCGACGGGCACCAACGACGGCACCGCGATGCCAGACGATATCTACCTCGGCTGGCTCTACGAGTTCGAGCTGGCGCAGTACGCGGACGTGATCGGCGTGCATGCGCCGGGCTACGGCTCCGCGCCCGAGGCTGAACTGAACTCCGATCCCCGCTTCCCGCACCCGTCGTTCTACTTCCGCCGGGTGGAGCAGCTGCGCGAGATCATGACCCTCAACGGCGACGGCAGCAAGCCGTTCTGGGTGCTGGAGTTCGGCTGGACGACCGATCAGATCAACCCGCAGTACTCCTGGTACGCCGTCTCCCCCGAGCAGCAGGCGGACTACATCGTCAAGGCGTACCAGTACGCCAAGGCGAACTGGGCGCCGCAGGTGGGCGTGATGTTCGTCTGGAACATCGCCGATCCGAGCTGGACGACGGCCAACGAGCAGTACTGGTGGTCGATCACCAATCCAGACGGGACGCCGCGCGCAGCGTACACTTCGCTGATGGCGGCCCGCACGACAGGCCTGCTGCCGTAA
- a CDS encoding protein kinase, which yields MSTPPPGSYGDSLVGRTLNGVYRLVDLIGTGGFADVYLARDLRTNVTVAVKILHAHVAREAGLVQRFATEADVARRLQGPNVARALDSGQEAGIPPYLVMEYVQGLPLSEIIRRRGQMPVQEAVRLIDQALAALSEAHGLGIVHRDIKPANLMVDANGVVKVMDFGIARVLEQSGNTTVGHVLGTPAYMAPEQVAGQSVDFRTDLYAVGVVLYELLAGRSPFSGTSDPMVAMARVMNEAPTPVLSVRNDVPPGVAAVVDRALAKAPDWRFQSANEMRQALSQAMTPPTVQLPPRPQWPRTPPGGPAGPFAPPLPPYGTPRPPGPPGQTTPGPVQPGTFPPGTIPQGPRPPAPGGMTPGPGQRGPVPPMPPGPPYGGAPPRKSPLPVILGAGAIILLLIGGIVGLVSSGGIGGRGTATPTPTLVALAATSTPAAKPNPTNTPVPATAAAPTATPAPAKPTAPPQPTAAPATPVPPTAAPPTRVPPTQVAVAPTATALPRAVFQANFNNGDPRGLYIGIPPDRQREHLLWEGEYVIKTLVTQPVNSIAFIPNSANVADGVIVATVRAIDGADYAYLTLGCRAQNSEQVSQYAVQLTVSPPAVRLRRFDNGQPVALVDWVEHAAIRGGRQANRLELRCQGNTIVAVVNGVPVITHQDGRYQVGTWSMGTGTFGDMAGRSEGRFDDVELRSR from the coding sequence ATGAGCACACCGCCGCCAGGAAGCTACGGGGACTCGCTGGTAGGCCGCACGCTGAACGGCGTGTATCGGCTGGTCGATCTCATCGGCACCGGCGGCTTCGCAGATGTCTATCTCGCCCGCGACCTCCGCACGAACGTCACCGTGGCCGTCAAGATCCTCCACGCTCACGTGGCCCGCGAGGCGGGATTGGTGCAGCGCTTCGCCACCGAGGCCGACGTGGCACGGCGGCTCCAGGGGCCGAACGTGGCCCGAGCGCTCGACAGCGGCCAGGAGGCCGGCATCCCTCCGTATCTCGTGATGGAGTACGTGCAGGGACTGCCGCTCTCCGAGATCATCCGCCGACGCGGGCAGATGCCCGTGCAGGAGGCCGTGCGGCTGATCGATCAGGCGCTCGCCGCGCTCTCCGAGGCGCACGGTCTGGGCATCGTCCACCGTGACATCAAGCCCGCCAACCTGATGGTCGACGCCAACGGCGTGGTCAAGGTCATGGATTTCGGCATCGCCCGGGTGCTGGAGCAGAGCGGCAACACGACTGTCGGGCACGTGCTGGGGACGCCCGCCTACATGGCCCCGGAGCAGGTCGCCGGCCAGTCCGTGGACTTCCGCACCGATCTGTACGCCGTCGGTGTGGTGTTGTACGAGCTGCTGGCCGGCCGCAGTCCGTTCAGCGGGACGTCCGATCCGATGGTCGCGATGGCGCGCGTCATGAACGAAGCGCCCACGCCGGTGCTCAGCGTCCGGAACGATGTCCCGCCGGGCGTCGCCGCCGTGGTTGACCGCGCGCTGGCCAAAGCGCCGGACTGGCGCTTCCAGTCGGCCAACGAGATGCGGCAGGCGCTCTCGCAGGCGATGACCCCGCCAACCGTTCAGCTCCCGCCGCGGCCGCAGTGGCCGCGGACGCCGCCTGGTGGCCCGGCTGGACCGTTCGCGCCGCCGCTGCCGCCGTACGGCACGCCTCGGCCGCCCGGCCCTCCCGGCCAGACAACGCCCGGGCCGGTCCAGCCGGGGACGTTCCCACCGGGCACGATTCCCCAGGGGCCGCGACCGCCGGCGCCCGGCGGCATGACGCCCGGCCCCGGCCAGCGTGGGCCGGTCCCACCGATGCCGCCAGGGCCGCCGTATGGCGGTGCGCCCCCGCGGAAGTCGCCGCTGCCCGTCATCCTCGGCGCGGGCGCGATCATCCTGCTGTTGATCGGCGGCATCGTCGGCCTGGTCAGCTCCGGTGGCATTGGCGGGCGCGGTACCGCTACACCAACGCCCACGCTGGTGGCGCTCGCGGCGACCTCTACGCCGGCTGCAAAGCCGAACCCGACCAATACGCCTGTTCCGGCCACGGCGGCTGCCCCGACGGCGACCCCCGCCCCGGCGAAGCCGACCGCCCCACCGCAGCCGACCGCCGCCCCGGCTACCCCGGTTCCACCGACCGCCGCGCCGCCAACGCGGGTCCCGCCGACCCAGGTGGCGGTCGCTCCGACGGCCACCGCGCTGCCACGTGCCGTCTTCCAGGCCAACTTCAACAACGGCGATCCGCGTGGCCTCTACATCGGTATCCCGCCTGACCGTCAGCGGGAGCACCTGCTCTGGGAAGGCGAGTACGTCATCAAGACGCTGGTTACCCAGCCGGTCAATTCGATTGCCTTCATCCCGAACTCGGCCAACGTCGCAGACGGTGTGATCGTGGCGACAGTCCGCGCCATCGACGGAGCAGACTACGCCTACCTGACCCTTGGGTGCCGCGCGCAGAACAGCGAGCAGGTCTCGCAGTACGCGGTGCAGCTGACGGTGTCGCCGCCGGCCGTGCGGCTGCGTCGCTTCGACAACGGCCAGCCCGTCGCTCTCGTGGACTGGGTCGAGCATGCAGCGATCCGAGGCGGCCGGCAGGCGAACCGCCTGGAGCTGCGTTGCCAGGGAAACACGATCGTCGCGGTCGTCAATGGCGTGCCGGTCATCACACACCAGGACGGCCGGTATCAGGTCGGGACGTGGTCGATGGGCACGGGGACGTTCGGCGATATGGCCGGGCGCTCGGAAGGCCGGTTCGACGACGTGGAGCTGCGCAGCCGGTAG